The Yoonia sp. SS1-5 genome contains a region encoding:
- the fumC gene encoding class II fumarate hydratase produces MTATRTETDSFGPLEVPADRYWGAQTQRSIMNFPIGWEKQPVAIVRALGVIKQACAMANKDRGKLDAERADAIIAAAAEVVAGKLDDHFPLVVWQTGSGTQSNMNANEVIGNRAIEILGGTIGSKDPVHPNDHCNMGQSSNDTFPTAMHIAVATTAHDILLPGLAKLHAALAQKQQEFGDIIKIGRTHTMDATPLTLGQEFSGYTHQVAMGIRRIKAVLPAIYELAQGGTAVGTGLNTPKGWGETVAKNMADITNLPFVTAPNKFEALAAHDALVEMSGALKTVAASLYKIAADIRMLGSGPRCGLGELMLPENEPGSSIMPGKVNPTQVEALTQVCAHVMGNDAAVGFAGSQGHFELNVMKPMMAYNVLQSMQLIGDAAVAFTDNCVAGIQADKTRIEKLMRESLMLVTALAPTIGYDNATTVAKTAHKNGTTLKEEAIKLGFVDDATFEKVVRPEDMIGPK; encoded by the coding sequence ATGACCGCAACACGTACCGAAACAGACAGCTTTGGCCCGTTGGAGGTCCCCGCGGACCGGTATTGGGGCGCCCAGACACAGCGATCCATCATGAACTTCCCCATCGGATGGGAAAAGCAGCCCGTTGCGATCGTGCGCGCCCTTGGGGTGATCAAGCAGGCCTGCGCGATGGCCAACAAGGATCGCGGCAAGTTGGACGCCGAACGCGCCGATGCGATCATCGCCGCCGCCGCCGAGGTGGTTGCCGGCAAGCTGGATGATCATTTCCCGCTTGTGGTCTGGCAAACCGGTTCAGGGACCCAATCGAACATGAACGCCAATGAGGTCATCGGCAACCGGGCCATCGAGATTCTTGGCGGCACAATTGGATCAAAGGACCCCGTCCACCCCAATGACCATTGCAATATGGGGCAGTCCTCGAACGATACATTCCCGACCGCGATGCATATCGCCGTCGCAACCACCGCACATGATATTCTGCTGCCCGGGCTTGCCAAGCTGCATGCAGCGCTTGCGCAAAAACAGCAGGAATTCGGTGATATCATCAAAATCGGCCGAACCCATACAATGGATGCCACGCCACTGACACTGGGGCAGGAATTTTCCGGCTACACACATCAGGTTGCAATGGGCATTCGGCGGATCAAGGCCGTGCTTCCGGCTATTTACGAACTGGCCCAGGGTGGGACAGCCGTTGGCACCGGGCTGAATACCCCCAAAGGCTGGGGTGAAACCGTCGCCAAGAATATGGCCGACATCACAAACCTGCCTTTCGTCACAGCCCCCAACAAGTTCGAGGCGCTGGCCGCCCATGATGCCCTGGTCGAAATGTCGGGTGCGTTGAAAACAGTGGCCGCCAGCCTCTACAAGATCGCCGCCGACATCCGGATGCTCGGATCTGGCCCGCGTTGCGGCCTGGGCGAGCTGATGCTGCCCGAAAACGAGCCCGGTTCATCCATCATGCCGGGCAAGGTGAACCCCACGCAGGTCGAGGCACTGACACAGGTCTGCGCCCATGTCATGGGCAATGACGCCGCCGTCGGTTTTGCCGGGTCACAGGGACATTTTGAACTGAATGTAATGAAGCCGATGATGGCCTATAACGTCCTGCAATCCATGCAGTTGATTGGCGATGCCGCGGTGGCATTTACCGATAACTGCGTCGCCGGCATTCAGGCCGACAAGACCCGGATCGAAAAGCTGATGCGCGAAAGCCTGATGCTCGTCACCGCACTGGCCCCCACCATCGGTTACGACAACGCCACCACCGTCGCCAAGACCGCCCACAAGAACGGCACGACCCTCAAAGAAGAAGCCATCAAGCTTGGCTTTGTTGATGACGCCACATTCGAAAAG
- a CDS encoding ClpXP protease specificity-enhancing factor SspB, producing MTGSIDYGNLMHRAMRGLIQEVLGRIAKEGLPGAHHFFITFDTMHPDVEIADWLSDRYPGEMTVVIQHWFDDLNVTNEGFTITLNFGDNPETLYIPYDAIKTFVDPSVEFGLRFETEEHAEDEAEPVEEAPMQEMVEPEDDEPGDRQEAEVVSLDKFRK from the coding sequence GTGACAGGTTCAATCGACTATGGAAATCTGATGCACCGCGCGATGCGGGGCTTGATCCAGGAAGTGCTTGGCCGGATCGCCAAGGAAGGCCTGCCCGGCGCGCACCACTTTTTCATTACCTTTGACACGATGCATCCGGATGTCGAGATCGCCGATTGGTTGTCAGACCGGTATCCGGGCGAAATGACGGTGGTGATCCAGCACTGGTTTGATGACCTGAATGTCACCAATGAAGGGTTCACCATCACGCTGAATTTCGGTGACAATCCCGAAACACTTTATATCCCCTATGACGCGATCAAGACCTTCGTTGATCCGTCAGTGGAATTCGGATTGCGCTTTGAAACCGAGGAACATGCCGAGGACGAGGCAGAGCCGGTCGAAGAAGCGCCCATGCAGGAAATGGTCGAACCCGAAGACGATGAACCGGGCGACCGTCAGGAAGCCGAAGTTGTCAGTCTGGACAAATTCCGCAAGTAG
- the chrA gene encoding chromate efflux transporter, translating to MISDLIRIFGRIGLMSFGGPAAQIALMHKELVETRNWLTEDQFLRALSFCMLLPGPEAMQLATYAGWKQRGILGGLIGGGLFVLPGAIVIAGLALAYGTYGDLAWVAAVFLGIKATVVVIVIQALIKVAGRALTGPIDGLIAVAGFMALFFLALPFPLVIAVAALIGAARSTTGPAAAPAPPARLGHSLRIVLVGAAIWAAPLILAYMLELPFLTDIGLFFSKLAVVTFGGAYAVLAYMTQQVVVDFQWLSTAQMMDALGLAETTPGPLILVTQFVGMVAGAAEGGVAMALWAGLMTLWVTFVPCFIWIFAGAPLIDWLGGRPRLRGALAAITAAVVGVIANLSLWFAAHVFFGTVEPLVWGPVQTIRPVIGTVDPVAVGLAVVAAILLLWRGWSLPRVLITLAGVGLLHWAIAGGA from the coding sequence ATGATCAGCGATTTGATACGGATCTTTGGACGGATCGGGTTGATGTCATTCGGCGGGCCTGCTGCCCAGATTGCATTGATGCACAAGGAGCTGGTCGAAACCCGCAACTGGCTGACCGAGGATCAATTCCTACGCGCCCTGTCATTTTGCATGCTGCTTCCCGGACCAGAGGCGATGCAACTGGCCACCTATGCCGGATGGAAGCAGCGCGGCATCCTTGGCGGGTTGATCGGCGGTGGCCTGTTTGTTCTGCCCGGCGCAATTGTCATCGCCGGTTTGGCCTTGGCCTATGGCACCTATGGTGATCTGGCTTGGGTGGCGGCGGTGTTTCTGGGGATCAAGGCCACCGTTGTCGTCATCGTCATTCAGGCGCTGATCAAGGTGGCTGGCCGGGCATTGACCGGCCCTATTGATGGGCTGATTGCCGTGGCGGGCTTTATGGCCCTGTTCTTTCTGGCCCTGCCCTTCCCCCTTGTCATCGCCGTGGCCGCATTGATCGGTGCCGCGCGGTCAACTACAGGTCCTGCTGCAGCACCGGCCCCGCCTGCCCGCCTTGGGCACAGCCTGCGCATCGTGCTTGTCGGGGCGGCGATCTGGGCGGCACCGCTGATCCTTGCATATATGCTTGAACTGCCCTTTCTGACCGATATCGGCCTGTTCTTTTCAAAGCTTGCGGTCGTCACCTTTGGCGGGGCCTATGCCGTGCTGGCCTATATGACCCAGCAGGTGGTCGTTGACTTTCAATGGCTCAGCACGGCGCAAATGATGGATGCGCTTGGCCTGGCGGAAACAACACCCGGCCCGCTGATCCTGGTGACGCAGTTTGTCGGCATGGTTGCGGGCGCTGCAGAGGGCGGGGTTGCGATGGCGCTCTGGGCTGGGTTGATGACGCTTTGGGTGACCTTTGTGCCCTGCTTTATCTGGATTTTCGCAGGCGCGCCCTTGATTGACTGGCTGGGCGGACGGCCGCGTTTGCGCGGGGCGTTGGCCGCTATCACGGCAGCCGTCGTCGGTGTGATCGCTAATCTGTCACTGTGGTTTGCGGCACATGTCTTCTTTGGAACCGTTGAACCGCTGGTCTGGGGACCGGTGCAGACGATCCGGCCTGTGATCGGAACAGTTGATCCGGTTGCGGTGGGGCTTGCCGTCGTGGCTGCGATCCTTCTGCTATGGCGCGGGTGGTCATTGCCGCGTGTTTTGATCACATTGGCGGGCGTTGGATTGCTGCACTGGGCGATTGCTGGCGGGGCATAA
- a CDS encoding sulfurtransferase/chromate resistance protein — translation MAAFTEISPSNLMRLIGTPQCPILVDVCIDDDHDDDPYLIPTAFRHAHHDPAGLTARVAGREVVVICQKGAKLSHGVAASLRANGVNAQVLSGGNHGWRDAKLPRVPAAAIPGNQWVTRHRPKIDRIACPWLIRRFVDPGATFLFVPPAEVTAVAERFNATPFDIEDTFWSHRGDACTFDTMIAEFGLSHPALDALATVVRAADTNRHDQSPQAAGLLALSVGLSRMYKDDNAQLAAGMGLYDALYRWARDGQSESHDWPADRRV, via the coding sequence ATGGCTGCGTTTACCGAAATATCCCCGTCAAATCTCATGCGCCTGATCGGCACGCCACAATGCCCGATCTTGGTCGATGTCTGCATTGACGACGACCACGACGACGACCCCTACCTGATCCCAACCGCCTTTCGGCATGCACACCACGATCCGGCGGGGCTGACTGCGCGTGTGGCGGGCCGTGAAGTTGTGGTGATCTGTCAAAAGGGCGCAAAGCTCTCACATGGTGTGGCGGCATCGCTGCGCGCGAATGGCGTCAATGCGCAGGTCTTGTCTGGCGGAAACCACGGCTGGCGCGACGCCAAACTGCCGCGGGTCCCGGCAGCCGCAATACCGGGCAACCAATGGGTCACGCGCCACCGCCCCAAGATCGACCGGATCGCCTGCCCCTGGCTGATCCGCCGCTTCGTGGACCCGGGCGCCACATTCCTGTTCGTACCGCCCGCAGAGGTCACGGCCGTCGCAGAGCGGTTCAATGCCACCCCTTTTGATATCGAAGATACATTCTGGAGCCACCGGGGCGATGCCTGCACCTTTGACACCATGATTGCAGAGTTTGGGTTGTCACATCCGGCCCTTGATGCGCTGGCCACTGTGGTACGGGCGGCTGACACCAATCGACATGATCAATCCCCGCAAGCCGCCGGGCTGCTGGCGCTCTCGGTCGGGTTGTCGCGCATGTATAAAGACGACAACGCGCAGCTTGCGGCGGGCATGGGGCTTTATGATGCGCTCTATCGCTGGGCACGCGACGGGCAAAGCGAAAGCCATGACTGGCCGGCGGACAGACGGGTATGA
- a CDS encoding DUF1194 domain-containing protein has protein sequence MKFIRLLTLSCWGLIPAIASACETALILTIDVSNSIDPAEYRLQTDGLADALRDPEIVETMIRTNVAVTVVQWSGVDRQTVSIPWRRIRTALDADILATQARLMERAFVLSDTAPAEAIYFSLPLFDAVPDCTRKVIDVSGDGTPNGGSDVRAARQAAERAGVTINGIAIELMGLAITNFYRSAVITRDGFVITARTHREYPAAIRDKILREISRIVG, from the coding sequence ATGAAATTCATTCGATTGTTGACGTTGTCCTGCTGGGGACTGATCCCCGCTATCGCATCTGCCTGTGAAACGGCCCTGATTCTCACCATTGATGTGTCGAATTCCATCGACCCCGCCGAATACCGGCTACAGACCGACGGGCTGGCAGATGCGTTGCGCGACCCCGAGATTGTCGAGACCATGATCCGGACCAATGTGGCTGTCACGGTTGTGCAATGGTCGGGCGTTGATCGGCAGACGGTCTCGATCCCCTGGCGGCGCATCCGGACCGCGCTTGATGCCGATATTCTCGCCACACAGGCCCGACTGATGGAGCGCGCTTTTGTGCTGTCCGACACCGCCCCGGCAGAGGCGATTTACTTCTCGCTGCCGCTTTTTGATGCGGTTCCCGATTGCACCCGCAAGGTGATTGACGTCTCGGGCGACGGCACCCCAAATGGTGGCTCGGATGTGCGCGCCGCCCGGCAAGCAGCCGAACGCGCAGGCGTGACCATCAACGGGATTGCAATTGAATTGATGGGCCTTGCCATCACCAATTTCTACCGCAGCGCCGTGATCACCCGGGACGGCTTTGTCATCACCGCCCGCACCCATCGCGAATATCCCGCCGCCATCCGGGACAAGATCCTGCGCGAGATCAGCCGCATCGTTGGATAG
- a CDS encoding class I SAM-dependent methyltransferase → MTDKDKSGQPDIYDPDFVADLFDRCSSNYRWWSAISSFGFIWLWRRQCVGNLPRRVEKDGIVVDLMAGTGEVWPHLLRRFPDVSAITALDISHQMHLQAVDKLHSAYAERITHLEADALQTDLPTDHADMVVSTFGLKTFNTAQQSRLADQIARILKPGGHFSLIEASDPTGWILRPVYRLYLDRLLPMIERFFLRGANDFSMIGTYTRNFESCGHMAAALREAGLEVTTRSHFFGCATSVAGHKPLAPRR, encoded by the coding sequence ATGACAGATAAAGACAAATCCGGCCAGCCAGACATCTATGACCCCGATTTCGTGGCAGACCTGTTTGATCGCTGCTCGTCGAATTATCGCTGGTGGAGTGCGATCAGTTCGTTTGGTTTCATCTGGCTGTGGCGGCGGCAATGTGTCGGGAACCTCCCGCGGCGGGTTGAAAAAGACGGTATCGTTGTCGATTTGATGGCTGGCACGGGCGAGGTCTGGCCCCACCTTTTGCGCCGTTTTCCCGATGTGTCCGCGATCACAGCGCTTGATATCTCGCATCAGATGCACCTGCAGGCGGTCGATAAACTGCACAGCGCCTATGCCGAACGCATCACCCATCTTGAGGCCGACGCGCTGCAAACGGACCTGCCCACGGACCATGCGGATATGGTCGTGTCCACCTTTGGGCTAAAGACCTTCAACACCGCCCAACAATCACGATTGGCCGATCAGATCGCCAGAATACTCAAGCCCGGCGGGCATTTCTCATTGATCGAGGCGTCGGACCCGACAGGCTGGATCCTGCGCCCGGTCTATCGCCTCTACCTTGATCGCTTGCTGCCGATGATCGAACGGTTTTTCCTGCGGGGCGCCAATGATTTCAGCATGATCGGCACATATACGCGTAACTTTGAAAGCTGCGGACATATGGCTGCGGCGTTGCGCGAGGCAGGCCTTGAGGTCACGACGCGGTCCCACTTCTTTGGCTGCGCAACCAGTGTCGCGGGACATAAACCGCTCGCTCCAAGACGTTAG
- a CDS encoding GDP-L-fucose synthase family protein, which produces MRKDHSIYVAGHRGMVGSAIVRALTAKGYDNILTRDRKALDLTDPDAVTTFFKQQQPDFVFLAAAKVGGIVANDTYGGDFIRENLQIQTNVIDAAWRNGTRKLCFLGSSCIYPREAPQPMHEDLLLTGPLEPTNLPYAVAKIAGKVMCDAYRKQHGFEAFTAMPSNVYGVGDNFHPENSHVIAALMRRFHEAKERGDDQVDVWGTGKPLREFIFADDVGDACVFLMEHYQDGGAINLGTGQEVSIKALAETVRDVIGLKAELVWDDTKPDGTMRKLMDNRKLAGLGWAPKTSLRDGLTAMYAWYLEALAKGADMRAK; this is translated from the coding sequence ATGCGGAAAGATCACTCAATCTACGTGGCCGGCCATCGCGGGATGGTGGGTTCGGCCATCGTACGCGCACTGACGGCCAAGGGATATGACAATATCCTCACCCGTGACCGCAAGGCGCTTGACCTGACCGATCCGGATGCTGTCACCACGTTTTTCAAGCAGCAACAGCCCGATTTTGTCTTTTTGGCTGCGGCCAAAGTTGGCGGCATCGTGGCCAATGACACCTATGGCGGCGATTTCATTCGTGAAAACCTGCAGATCCAGACAAACGTGATTGATGCCGCATGGCGCAATGGCACCCGTAAGCTGTGCTTTCTGGGGTCAAGCTGCATCTACCCCCGCGAAGCCCCGCAACCGATGCACGAAGATTTGTTGCTGACCGGCCCGCTGGAACCCACCAACCTGCCTTATGCGGTTGCAAAGATTGCGGGCAAGGTGATGTGCGATGCATACCGCAAGCAGCACGGGTTTGAGGCATTCACCGCCATGCCATCCAATGTCTATGGTGTTGGTGACAATTTTCACCCTGAAAACAGTCACGTGATTGCCGCACTAATGCGCCGCTTTCACGAGGCCAAGGAACGCGGCGACGATCAGGTGGATGTCTGGGGCACGGGTAAACCCTTGCGTGAGTTCATCTTTGCCGATGACGTTGGCGATGCCTGCGTGTTCTTGATGGAACATTATCAGGATGGCGGCGCGATCAACCTTGGCACAGGGCAGGAAGTGTCGATCAAGGCCTTGGCTGAAACCGTGCGGGATGTCATTGGCCTGAAGGCTGAACTGGTTTGGGATGACACCAAACCCGACGGAACGATGCGCAAGCTGATGGATAACCGCAAACTGGCGGGACTTGGATGGGCCCCAAAAACATCACTGCGGGATGGGCTGACGGCGATGTATGCATGGTATCTTGAGGCGCTGGCGAAGGGCGCGGATATGCGCGCGAAATAA
- the gmd gene encoding GDP-mannose 4,6-dehydratase — MTKTALITGVTGQDGAYLSELLLEKGYDVHGVKRRSSLFNTDRIEHLTEDPHVEGLKFHLHYGDMTDSTNLIRIIQETQPDEIYNLAAQSHVKVSFETPEYTANSDALGTLRLLEAIRILKLQDQVRFYQASTSELYGLVQETPQSETTPFYPRSPYAVAKLYAYWTTVNYREAYGMHASNGILFNHESPRRGETFVTRKITAAVAAISRGEQERLYIGNLDAKRDWGHARDYVDGMWAIVQQDTPDDYVLATGETHSVREFCELAFAEIDCQITWQGQGVDEVGIDAATGKVLILVDPAYFRPTEVDLLLGDPTKAREKLGWTHKTTFPELVREMVQRDLAGIDYTRPD; from the coding sequence ATGACAAAAACCGCGTTGATCACCGGGGTCACCGGACAGGATGGGGCCTATCTGTCAGAGCTTTTGCTGGAAAAAGGGTATGACGTTCATGGGGTCAAGCGACGCTCATCCCTGTTCAACACTGACCGGATCGAGCATCTGACCGAGGATCCGCATGTCGAAGGGCTGAAATTCCATCTGCATTACGGGGATATGACAGATTCGACCAACCTGATCCGGATCATTCAGGAAACCCAGCCCGACGAGATTTACAATCTCGCCGCCCAAAGTCACGTGAAGGTCAGCTTTGAAACGCCTGAATATACGGCGAATTCCGACGCCTTAGGAACCTTGCGCCTGCTTGAAGCGATCCGCATTCTAAAGCTGCAGGATCAGGTGCGTTTCTATCAGGCCTCGACCTCCGAACTCTACGGTCTGGTGCAGGAAACCCCGCAATCGGAAACCACGCCTTTCTATCCCCGCTCGCCTTACGCAGTTGCAAAACTCTACGCATATTGGACCACCGTGAATTACCGCGAAGCCTACGGGATGCACGCCTCGAACGGGATCTTGTTCAATCATGAAAGCCCCCGCCGGGGCGAGACATTTGTGACCCGCAAGATCACGGCTGCGGTTGCCGCCATCTCGCGCGGGGAACAAGAGCGGCTCTATATCGGTAACCTGGATGCCAAGCGTGATTGGGGGCATGCCCGCGACTATGTTGATGGCATGTGGGCGATCGTGCAGCAGGACACGCCCGATGACTACGTCCTCGCCACCGGCGAGACCCATTCGGTGCGTGAATTCTGCGAACTGGCCTTCGCCGAGATCGACTGCCAGATCACCTGGCAGGGCCAAGGCGTGGACGAGGTCGGCATCGACGCGGCCACAGGCAAAGTGTTGATCTTGGTTGACCCCGCCTATTTCCGCCCGACCGAGGTTGATCTGCTGCTAGGTGATCCGACCAAAGCCCGCGAAAAGCTTGGCTGGACCCACAAGACCACATTCCCCGAATTGGTGCGCGAAATGGTCCAGCGTGATCTTGCCGGCATCGACTACACCAGGCCGGACTGA
- a CDS encoding FkbM family methyltransferase, which produces MADTPPSTPIRRQFFGLDASLYEVDGATYIVPDKHADHPYGKRIRVGEYYEPKLHKFVTRHLKNRPGSMIHAGTYIGDMLPRFSQAATMLYAFEPDLENYLIAKSMVEINQLKNVYLLNAALAQKAEVLGLVVEADGKHLKGRVQVARDELALSDRERDTIDRQNYVASIVIDQLGITDLSLLQLDVEGFEVTVLRGAEDTIRACQPAIVVEDKSPACVQYLTDLNYRLTPTNLNGNALFLPNAAGRADDA; this is translated from the coding sequence GTGGCAGACACACCGCCCTCCACCCCAATACGCCGCCAGTTTTTCGGGTTGGATGCCAGCCTTTATGAGGTGGATGGTGCAACATATATCGTGCCGGACAAGCATGCCGATCACCCTTACGGGAAACGCATCCGGGTGGGGGAATATTACGAACCCAAGTTGCACAAATTCGTCACCCGCCATTTGAAGAACAGGCCGGGCAGCATGATCCATGCCGGGACCTATATCGGCGATATGCTGCCCCGATTTTCCCAAGCTGCAACAATGCTTTACGCGTTCGAGCCCGATCTGGAAAATTACCTGATCGCCAAAAGCATGGTCGAGATCAATCAACTGAAGAATGTGTATCTGTTGAACGCCGCATTGGCGCAAAAGGCCGAGGTTCTGGGCCTTGTGGTCGAGGCCGATGGCAAGCATCTGAAAGGGCGGGTACAGGTTGCCCGTGACGAGCTTGCATTGTCTGATCGCGAGCGGGACACAATTGACCGGCAGAACTATGTGGCAAGCATCGTGATTGATCAACTGGGCATTACTGATCTGTCCTTGCTGCAATTGGATGTCGAGGGGTTCGAGGTGACGGTGCTGCGCGGCGCGGAAGACACTATCAGGGCCTGCCAGCCTGCGATTGTCGTCGAAGATAAAAGCCCCGCATGTGTGCAATATCTGACCGATCTGAATTATCGTCTGACGCCCACAAATCTGAATGGAAATGCGCTGTTTTTGCCGAACGCCGCGGGCAGGGCAGATGATGCATAA
- a CDS encoding glycosyltransferase family 61 protein yields the protein MMHNPTDRSLAFYFRATVDHPAPHRHPEMLQAETTKLILAQNDRLRAPEINAAQRGLTEAAELRFDGCALMRGGRRVQTALENDEAVIDAFRVQPKTELDDADFHCNLDRVEAPAKDFVISIASASNFFASTTKVISKICLARDLFANHRDMRLTVITPRKVTLPGYFRAMVDLFHADDFKDIRYQNTLDVAEFITPINAIPGVFQPTELQNTGGQKIRRRVIGGAVRLLSQKVAQHDWSADHTPPLPKRIMISRARAKQRTISNLADWMPFFAGHGFEEVAMEDHSVADQIRLIRNAQIVLGPHGAGMAHLAFAGPDTTFIELTTRQFVKRGANNFAPIAELNAVPYHLVCCNEDGDPTTKMVGNNGNDLLLTDAAIAHIQSVIDSAN from the coding sequence ATGATGCATAACCCGACCGACAGATCACTGGCGTTTTATTTTCGTGCAACGGTGGATCATCCCGCCCCGCATCGTCACCCCGAGATGCTGCAGGCCGAGACGACCAAGCTGATATTGGCGCAGAATGACCGGCTCCGCGCGCCGGAAATCAACGCAGCACAACGGGGCCTGACAGAAGCGGCAGAGCTGCGTTTCGACGGCTGCGCCCTGATGCGCGGCGGCCGGCGGGTACAGACGGCGCTTGAAAACGATGAGGCGGTGATTGACGCCTTCCGCGTTCAGCCCAAAACGGAACTGGACGATGCTGATTTTCACTGCAACCTTGATCGCGTCGAGGCGCCGGCCAAAGATTTTGTCATTTCCATTGCCAGCGCCAGCAACTTCTTTGCCAGCACCACCAAGGTCATCAGCAAGATTTGTCTGGCCCGCGATCTGTTTGCGAACCACCGGGATATGCGGCTGACCGTGATCACCCCTCGAAAGGTCACGCTGCCCGGCTATTTTCGGGCAATGGTTGACCTGTTTCACGCCGATGATTTCAAGGACATACGCTATCAGAACACGTTGGATGTGGCCGAATTCATAACCCCGATCAACGCGATACCGGGTGTTTTTCAGCCGACGGAATTGCAGAATACGGGCGGCCAAAAGATCCGCCGTCGTGTGATTGGCGGTGCGGTGCGGTTGCTATCCCAAAAGGTTGCGCAGCATGATTGGTCTGCGGATCATACACCCCCGTTACCCAAGCGCATCATGATATCGCGCGCCCGTGCCAAACAACGCACTATAAGCAATCTGGCGGATTGGATGCCCTTCTTTGCCGGGCATGGTTTCGAAGAGGTCGCGATGGAGGATCACTCCGTCGCTGATCAGATCCGCCTGATCCGCAACGCTCAGATTGTGCTGGGCCCACATGGTGCCGGCATGGCCCATCTGGCCTTTGCCGGGCCAGATACAACCTTTATCGAACTGACAACCCGTCAATTCGTCAAACGCGGCGCCAACAACTTTGCCCCCATCGCAGAACTGAATGCGGTCCCATACCATCTAGTCTGCTGCAACGAAGATGGGGACCCGACCACAAAAATGGTGGGCAATAACGGCAATGACCTGCTGCTGACGGATGCGGCCATTGCCCATATCCAAAGCGTGATTGACAGCGCCAATTGA